One Colias croceus chromosome 28, ilColCroc2.1 DNA window includes the following coding sequences:
- the LOC123704218 gene encoding probable NADH dehydrogenase [ubiquinone] 1 alpha subcomplex subunit 12 codes for MSIAKLLGLDKISTLFNIIKQNGGIRSSLFKLYRQDELKDGTLVGEDRFGNKYFENPRYFFGRNRWVEYSDKFHMNYDGSQVPAEWFGWLHYKTDLPPHLDPNRPKYKWMQDWNENLSGTTGQYTPYSTTRAKVEAWEPKPKTSV; via the exons ATGTCGATCGCCAAATTATTGGGATTGGATAAAATATCcacactttttaatattataaaacaaaacggGGGCATCCGGAGCTCCTTGTTCAAGTTATACAG acaAGATGAATTAAAAGATGGTACACTCGTCGGCGAAGACAGGTTCGGTAACAAATACTTTGAGAACCCAAGATACTTTTTCGGCAGGAATCGATGGGTGGAATACTCGGACAAGTTCCATATGAACTATGATGGTAGTCAG gTGCCCGCTGAATGGTTTGGCTGGCTCCATTACAAAACTGATCTGCCCCCACATTTG GATCCAAACAGACCCAAATACAAATGGATGCAAGACTGGAACGAAAACTTATCTGGTACCACTGGTCAATACACACCATACAGCACCACCAGGGCTAAGGTTGAAGCCTGGGAGCCAAAGCCTAAAACAAgcgtttaa